A single window of Zea mays cultivar B73 chromosome 10, Zm-B73-REFERENCE-NAM-5.0, whole genome shotgun sequence DNA harbors:
- the LOC109942863 gene encoding uncharacterized protein, whose product MADDDDVNPVTGNDDLRTAGLVPDDEDDIQADAAALLGIDLTSAPVDLSSNPTNAGGGPATATDTPVGSTSTDGGTGTSSVGKRKSTVWVDFDEVFEKVNGSNVRIAAICRMCKTRLSARSSAGTGHLLRHQKACKKKVDHAARVQSRLAFNPDGSLHNWEYDPIFARTELCRLIARLDLSLGIGESQAWEDYIARAHNPRFTKVSRQTTTRDLLKLFT is encoded by the coding sequence ATGGCGGATGATGACGATGTCAATCCGGTCACCGGCAACGACGACCTTCGCACGGCAGGGCTTGTCCCAGATGACGAAGACGACATCCAGGCTGACGCTGCTGCTTTGCTCGGTATCGATCTAACCTCTGCTCCTGTCGATCTAAGTTCTAATCCGACCAACGCTGGTGGAGGGCCTGCTACGGCCACCGATACTCCGGTCGGCTCCACCAGCACCGATGGTGGTACTGGTACCTCATCTGTTGGTAAGCGTAAATCTACTGTCTGGGTTGATTTTGATGAGGTATTTGAGAAAGTGAATGGGTCCAATGTTCGAATTGCTGCTATTTGTAGAATGTGTAAGACTCGTTTATCTGCTAGATCTTCTGCTGGTACTGGGCATTTGCTTAGACACCAGAAAGCTTGTAAGAAGAAGGTTGATCACGCTGCTAGGGTCCAGTCTAGGCTTGCTTTCAATCCTGATGGTTCTCTACACAATTGGGAATATGATCCTATTTTTGCTCGAACTGAGTTATGTCGTCTGATTGCTAGGCTTGACCTTTCATTAGGTATTGGTGAGTCACAGGCCTGGGAGGATTATATTGCCCGTGCTCATAACCCTAGGTTTACCAAAGTGTCTAGACAGACCACCACTAGAGACCTTCTGAAGCTTTTCACTTAA